Proteins encoded in a region of the Methanofollis tationis genome:
- a CDS encoding metal-dependent transcriptional regulator produces MEEISGFELPGRKAEYLKIIGIMGGCARTNEIARRVGVAPSTATKMLLALADEGYLEHTPYHGVSLTAQGERYARFLVRRHRLLSLALSQFGLTPAEACREANMLEGRVSKDLVDRICASLGHPVQSVCGPIEHDLACCPDAG; encoded by the coding sequence ATGGAGGAGATCAGCGGTTTCGAACTCCCTGGCCGGAAGGCCGAATACCTGAAGATCATCGGCATCATGGGTGGGTGCGCCCGGACAAACGAGATCGCGCGGAGGGTCGGCGTCGCCCCCTCGACGGCCACGAAGATGCTTCTCGCCCTTGCAGATGAAGGGTATCTGGAGCATACGCCCTATCACGGCGTCTCCCTCACCGCGCAGGGGGAGCGATACGCCCGTTTCCTGGTCCGCCGCCACCGTCTGCTCTCTCTCGCCCTGAGCCAGTTCGGGCTGACGCCCGCGGAGGCGTGCAGGGAGGCGAACATGCTGGAAGGGCGGGTCTCAAAGGACCTCGTCGACCGGATCTGCGCATCCCTCGGGCACCCGGTCCAGAGCGTCTGCGGCCCGATCGAGCACGATCTCGCCTGTTGCCCCGATGCCGGTTGA
- a CDS encoding magnesium transporter CorA family protein: MLQIFKTRQNGGETFIEELDTVEPGALIICTAPDETEIARAAGIMGIPTEDLRAALDEEERPRMETEEGRTFILIDIPMRIAGEPAGTYSTIPLGIAINDEYILTICLQESPILQDFIAGKVKTFYTFKKTRFLFQILYRSAFYYLNFLRQIDKRSTEIEKALHISLRNEELILLLNLEKSLVYFSTSLKSNEVVLEKILRFKPVRMFPEDEELLEDVIIENKQAIEMANIYSNILSSTMDAFASVISNNLNIVMKFLASVTIVLAVPTMIASFFGMNVGIPLSESPIAFAIIVGTSMVISAVLVLVLMKKNMI; this comes from the coding sequence ATGCTTCAGATTTTCAAGACCCGACAGAACGGAGGGGAGACATTTATCGAGGAGCTCGACACCGTCGAGCCGGGAGCATTGATCATCTGCACCGCACCTGACGAAACCGAGATCGCCCGTGCCGCCGGGATCATGGGGATCCCGACCGAAGACCTGCGGGCGGCGCTCGACGAGGAGGAGCGGCCCCGCATGGAGACCGAAGAGGGGCGGACCTTCATCCTGATCGACATCCCGATGCGGATCGCCGGAGAACCCGCGGGGACCTACTCGACGATCCCGCTCGGTATTGCGATCAACGACGAGTATATCCTCACCATCTGCCTCCAGGAAAGCCCGATCCTGCAGGACTTCATCGCCGGAAAAGTGAAGACCTTTTACACCTTTAAAAAGACGCGGTTCCTCTTCCAGATCCTCTACCGGAGCGCCTTTTATTACCTGAACTTTCTCAGGCAGATCGACAAGCGCTCGACCGAGATCGAGAAAGCGCTCCATATATCCCTGCGCAACGAGGAGTTGATCCTCCTGTTGAACCTGGAGAAGTCCCTGGTCTATTTCTCGACCTCTCTGAAGAGCAACGAGGTGGTGCTCGAGAAGATCCTCAGGTTCAAACCGGTCAGGATGTTCCCGGAGGACGAGGAGCTCCTGGAAGACGTCATCATCGAGAACAAACAGGCGATCGAGATGGCGAACATCTACTCGAACATCCTCTCCAGCACGATGGACGCCTTCGCCTCGGTGATCTCGAACAACCTGAACATCGTGATGAAGTTCCTCGCCTCGGTGACGATCGTGCTGGCCGTGCCGACGATGATCGCGAGTTTCTTCGGGATGAACGTCGGCATCCCGCTCAGCGAGAGCCCGATCGCTTTTGCGATCATCGTCGGGACCTCGATGGTGATCTCGGCCGTGCTGGTGCTGGTGCTGATGAAAAAGAACATGATCTAA
- a CDS encoding hybrid sensor histidine kinase/response regulator has product MRARAGGTARVLIVDDDPVVLERAGGYLEVTGGYDCIRASSAEEALSLVGRIGCAAIVSDEQMPGMNGIAFLRALRARGVTVPFILYTGKSRDSVFEEAIDAGASFYVRKGECTPAECAELLHAVRCAIALAGLSESPPGPLSVSEEWLALAVDGAGLAVWNYDLATGTITYNRRWGEIIGSAGAVSENDLAAWQARLHPDDLGRVMDAIVDGIRRENAFSVEYRFRCDDGAWKWILSMGRAHRDDPSGQVSRVTGISQDVTARRRAEEALREANRKLNLLGSITRHDVLNQVTAIAGYTWLMLDTGSLSPFQRDTLRKIQDLVGMISREVEFTRLYADLGVMEPRWQHVGKVAARAAEGLDFRGITFSVATGGLEVFADPLFEKVLFNCFENALRHGGGVSRIEVSFVERETCGEIVVADDGVGVPFAQKKNIFARGIGQHTGFGLFLAKEVLDLTGIGIREQGIPGEGARFVLSVPKGAYRNP; this is encoded by the coding sequence ATGAGGGCGCGTGCAGGGGGGACGGCCAGGGTGCTGATCGTCGATGACGATCCGGTCGTCCTGGAGCGGGCAGGGGGATATCTCGAGGTGACCGGCGGGTATGACTGCATCAGGGCGTCATCCGCGGAAGAGGCCCTCTCCCTCGTCGGCAGGATCGGGTGCGCCGCCATCGTCTCCGACGAGCAGATGCCGGGCATGAACGGCATCGCCTTTCTCCGGGCCCTGCGGGCGCGGGGCGTCACCGTTCCTTTCATCCTCTACACCGGAAAAAGCCGGGATTCGGTCTTCGAGGAGGCCATAGATGCCGGAGCGTCGTTCTATGTGAGAAAAGGCGAGTGTACCCCTGCCGAGTGCGCCGAGCTCCTCCATGCGGTCAGGTGCGCCATCGCCCTGGCAGGGTTAAGCGAGAGCCCTCCTGGCCCGCTCTCTGTGAGCGAGGAGTGGCTCGCCCTGGCCGTTGACGGGGCGGGGCTGGCGGTCTGGAACTATGACCTGGCCACCGGGACGATCACCTACAACCGCCGCTGGGGCGAGATCATCGGCTCTGCAGGCGCTGTCTCGGAGAACGATCTCGCCGCCTGGCAGGCCCGCCTCCACCCCGACGACCTGGGGCGCGTGATGGATGCGATCGTCGATGGGATCAGGAGGGAAAACGCTTTTTCCGTGGAGTACCGTTTCCGCTGCGACGACGGTGCGTGGAAGTGGATCCTCTCGATGGGCCGGGCCCACCGGGACGATCCCTCAGGCCAGGTCAGCCGCGTTACCGGCATCTCGCAGGACGTCACCGCCAGGCGCCGGGCCGAGGAGGCGCTGCGGGAGGCGAACCGGAAACTCAACCTTCTCGGTTCGATCACGCGCCATGACGTTCTCAACCAGGTGACGGCGATTGCAGGCTACACCTGGCTGATGCTGGATACCGGGTCGCTCTCGCCCTTCCAGCGCGACACCCTTCGAAAGATACAGGACCTCGTCGGGATGATCAGCCGCGAAGTGGAGTTCACCAGGCTCTACGCCGACCTCGGCGTGATGGAGCCGCGCTGGCAGCATGTGGGGAAAGTCGCCGCTCGCGCCGCCGAGGGGCTTGATTTCCGGGGGATTACCTTCTCGGTCGCCACCGGGGGCCTGGAGGTCTTCGCCGACCCCCTCTTTGAGAAGGTGCTCTTCAACTGCTTTGAAAACGCCCTCCGCCACGGCGGCGGGGTGAGCCGGATCGAGGTCTCGTTTGTCGAAAGGGAAACCTGCGGCGAGATCGTCGTCGCCGACGACGGTGTCGGCGTCCCGTTCGCGCAGAAAAAAAACATCTTTGCGCGGGGTATCGGGCAGCATACCGGGTTCGGGCTCTTCCTTGCAAAAGAGGTGCTCGACCTCACCGGGATAGGGATCCGCGAGCAGGGCATACCTGGCGAAGGGGCGCGGTTTGTGCTCTCCGTGCCGAAGGGGGCGTATCGCAACCCTTAG
- the pdxT gene encoding pyridoxal 5'-phosphate synthase glutaminase subunit PdxT → MAGKKVGVLAVQGDVSEHVRAFLDALGGEGEVVEVRSAADLAGCDAFAIPGGESTTIARLIGENGLREAIRSFTGGIFATCAGMVIVAATINDTRFLPLGIVDITVERNAFGRQKDSFEADLAVLGLEAPFHAVFIRAPVAAAAGPGVEVLARIPQGIVAVRQGKHMALSFHPELSGDLRLHRLFLAGL, encoded by the coding sequence GTGGCTGGTAAGAAGGTCGGCGTCCTTGCCGTGCAGGGGGACGTATCCGAGCACGTGAGGGCGTTTCTGGATGCCCTCGGGGGCGAGGGCGAGGTGGTGGAGGTCAGGTCCGCCGCCGACCTCGCCGGCTGCGACGCCTTCGCGATCCCGGGCGGGGAATCGACGACGATCGCCCGCCTGATCGGTGAAAACGGACTCCGGGAGGCGATCCGCTCCTTTACGGGCGGGATCTTCGCCACCTGCGCCGGGATGGTGATCGTCGCCGCGACGATCAACGACACCCGGTTTTTGCCTCTCGGCATCGTCGATATCACGGTTGAGAGAAACGCCTTCGGGCGGCAGAAGGACTCTTTCGAGGCCGACCTCGCCGTTCTCGGGCTTGAAGCCCCCTTCCACGCGGTCTTCATCAGGGCGCCGGTTGCGGCGGCCGCGGGCCCGGGCGTCGAGGTGCTCGCCAGGATACCGCAGGGGATCGTTGCGGTGCGGCAGGGGAAGCATATGGCGCTCTCCTTCCACCCCGAACTCTCCGGCGACCTCAGGCTTCACCGGCTGTTTCTTGCCGGGCTGTAA
- a CDS encoding methytransferase partner Trm112: protein MRRSLLDILCCPVCKGDLDLRVDEETGDDIVEGSLWCAACGVAYPIKEGIPNLLPQTDKD, encoded by the coding sequence GTGAGGCGTTCGCTCCTCGACATCCTCTGCTGTCCGGTCTGCAAGGGCGACCTCGACCTGCGCGTCGACGAGGAGACCGGCGACGATATCGTCGAGGGCTCGCTCTGGTGCGCCGCCTGCGGCGTCGCATACCCCATCAAGGAGGGCATACCAAACCTCCTCCCCCAGACCGACAAGGACTAA
- a CDS encoding sodium-translocating pyrophosphatase, which produces MDAIVYLAPICALLGLLFAGYSFLAVRKEGEGTEVMKKITAAIHHGAMVYLNRQYRAIALFVVVLAIVIAAILPNGVLTAACFVLGAVLSATAGYIGMFTATSANGRTTNAARRGIAEAFRVSFASGSVMGMSVVGLGLFGLSIAFIGLSNFLPGMDEYTIVNILAGFSLGASSIALFARVGGGIFTKAADVGADLVGKVEAGIPEDDPRNPAVIADNVGDNVGDIAGMGADLYESYVGSIIATMLLGASTAAVFFPNVSLMNVILFPVVIAALGIVASIIGSFFVRTDKAESSAIHMAFNKGLLVALALVVVATYFVTNAMLGEYGFGVFVATISGLVAGFLIGQITEYYTSFERKPTLEIAKSCQTGAATNIITGFAKGMESTVFPVIVISIAIWIAFTFSGLYGIAVAAVGMLATLGISLAVDAYGPVADNAGGIAEMSHQDPHVREITDTLDAVGNTTAAIGKGFAIGSAALTALALFSAYAFAISKGGETIVMDILHTPVFIGLLIGAMLPFLFSSMTMMAVGRAAYEIVVEVRRQFKEIKGLMEGKAEPDYESCIAISTHSALKEMVAPGLLAIVAPILVGLVLGKEALGGLLAGSLVSGFMLAITMANAGGAWDNAKKYIEQGHYGGKGSDAHKAGVTGDTVGDPFKDTSGPAINILLKLMSIVAVVFAPLFL; this is translated from the coding sequence ATGGATGCAATCGTCTATCTGGCACCTATATGTGCTCTCTTAGGCCTTCTTTTTGCAGGGTACTCATTCCTTGCAGTTCGAAAAGAGGGAGAGGGCACTGAGGTGATGAAAAAGATCACCGCGGCGATCCACCACGGCGCCATGGTCTACCTGAACAGGCAGTACCGTGCCATCGCCCTGTTCGTCGTGGTCCTGGCCATCGTCATCGCGGCCATTCTACCGAACGGCGTTCTGACCGCAGCATGTTTCGTGCTCGGCGCCGTGCTCTCGGCCACCGCAGGATACATCGGCATGTTCACCGCCACGAGCGCAAACGGCCGGACCACCAACGCCGCACGCCGCGGCATCGCCGAGGCCTTCAGGGTCTCTTTCGCCAGCGGCTCGGTCATGGGCATGTCCGTCGTCGGCCTCGGGCTCTTCGGGCTCTCCATCGCCTTCATCGGACTCTCAAACTTCCTTCCGGGCATGGACGAGTACACGATTGTGAACATCCTCGCCGGGTTCTCTCTCGGCGCCTCCTCGATCGCCCTCTTCGCCCGTGTGGGCGGCGGCATCTTCACCAAGGCCGCCGACGTCGGCGCTGACCTCGTCGGCAAGGTCGAGGCCGGCATCCCCGAGGACGACCCGAGAAACCCCGCGGTCATCGCGGACAACGTCGGCGACAACGTCGGCGACATTGCCGGTATGGGTGCAGACCTCTACGAGAGCTACGTCGGCTCGATCATCGCCACCATGCTCCTGGGCGCATCGACCGCGGCGGTCTTCTTCCCGAACGTCTCCCTGATGAACGTCATTCTCTTCCCGGTCGTCATCGCCGCCCTCGGCATCGTCGCCTCGATCATCGGCTCCTTCTTCGTCAGGACCGACAAGGCTGAGTCCAGCGCCATCCACATGGCCTTCAACAAGGGCCTGCTCGTCGCCCTCGCCCTGGTGGTCGTCGCCACCTACTTCGTGACGAACGCCATGCTCGGCGAGTACGGGTTCGGCGTCTTCGTCGCCACCATCTCCGGTCTCGTCGCCGGTTTCCTGATCGGCCAGATCACCGAGTACTACACCTCTTTCGAACGCAAACCGACCCTTGAGATCGCGAAGTCCTGCCAGACCGGCGCCGCCACCAACATCATCACCGGGTTTGCAAAGGGCATGGAGTCCACGGTCTTCCCGGTCATCGTCATCTCCATCGCCATCTGGATCGCATTCACCTTCTCCGGCCTCTACGGCATCGCCGTTGCGGCCGTCGGCATGCTCGCAACCCTGGGCATCTCCCTCGCGGTCGACGCCTACGGCCCGGTCGCCGACAACGCCGGCGGTATCGCCGAGATGTCCCACCAGGACCCCCATGTCCGCGAGATCACCGACACCCTCGACGCCGTCGGCAACACCACCGCCGCCATCGGCAAGGGTTTCGCCATCGGCTCCGCGGCGCTCACCGCTCTCGCCCTCTTCTCCGCATATGCCTTCGCCATCAGCAAGGGCGGAGAGACCATCGTCATGGACATCCTCCACACCCCGGTCTTCATCGGCCTTCTGATCGGCGCAATGCTCCCCTTCCTCTTCTCGTCCATGACGATGATGGCAGTCGGCAGGGCGGCGTACGAGATCGTCGTCGAAGTCCGCCGCCAGTTCAAGGAGATCAAGGGCCTCATGGAAGGCAAGGCCGAGCCGGACTACGAGTCCTGCATCGCCATCTCCACCCACTCGGCGCTCAAAGAGATGGTCGCACCCGGTCTCCTTGCGATCGTCGCCCCGATCCTCGTCGGGCTCGTCCTCGGTAAGGAGGCGCTCGGCGGCCTTCTTGCAGGCTCCCTGGTATCCGGCTTCATGCTCGCCATCACGATGGCGAACGCCGGCGGCGCCTGGGACAACGCAAAGAAGTACATCGAACAGGGCCACTACGGCGGCAAGGGCTCGGACGCCCACAAGGCCGGCGTCACCGGCGACACCGTCGGCGACCCGTTCAAGGACACCTCAGGACCGGCCATCAACATCCTCCTGAAGCTGATGTCCATCGTGGCGGTCGTCTTCGCCCCCCTGTTCCTCTAA
- the pdxS gene encoding pyridoxal 5'-phosphate synthase lyase subunit PdxS yields the protein MKLEELRYGTELLKRGFASMQKGGVIMDVVNAEQARIAEDAGAVAVMALERVPADIRKAGGVARMADPEKVIEIIDAVSIPVMGKVRIGHYVEAQVLESIGVDMIDESEVLTPADEQYHIEKTRFTVPFVCGARNLGEAMRRIGEGAAMIRTKGEAGTGNVVEAVRHMHAIGGEIRELQGMDEQELRARARQIEAPYEVLAETAKRGRLPVVNFSAGGIATPCDAALMMQMGADGVFVGSGIFKSTNPEKMAKAIVEAVHHYTDAKVIAAVSRGIGDPMKGLDVHELKDEERLQERGW from the coding sequence ATGAAACTTGAGGAACTGAGGTACGGCACCGAGCTCCTGAAGCGGGGCTTCGCGTCCATGCAGAAGGGCGGCGTCATCATGGACGTGGTGAACGCCGAACAGGCGCGGATCGCCGAGGATGCGGGCGCCGTCGCGGTGATGGCCCTCGAGCGCGTACCGGCCGACATCAGGAAGGCCGGGGGCGTGGCGCGCATGGCCGACCCGGAAAAGGTCATCGAGATCATCGACGCCGTCTCCATCCCGGTGATGGGCAAGGTGCGGATCGGCCATTATGTCGAGGCCCAGGTCCTTGAGTCGATCGGCGTCGACATGATCGACGAGAGCGAGGTGCTCACCCCGGCAGACGAGCAATACCATATCGAGAAGACCCGGTTCACCGTCCCGTTCGTCTGCGGCGCACGGAACCTCGGCGAGGCGATGCGCCGGATCGGCGAGGGCGCGGCGATGATCAGGACGAAGGGCGAGGCCGGCACCGGCAACGTCGTCGAGGCGGTCAGGCACATGCACGCGATCGGCGGCGAGATCCGCGAGCTCCAGGGCATGGACGAGCAGGAACTCCGGGCCCGCGCCCGCCAGATCGAGGCGCCGTACGAGGTCCTCGCCGAGACGGCGAAACGGGGCCGCCTCCCGGTCGTCAACTTCTCGGCCGGCGGGATCGCCACCCCCTGCGACGCCGCCCTGATGATGCAGATGGGCGCGGACGGCGTCTTCGTCGGCTCCGGGATCTTCAAGTCCACAAACCCGGAGAAGATGGCGAAGGCGATCGTCGAGGCCGTCCACCACTACACCGACGCGAAGGTGATCGCCGCGGTGAGCCGCGGCATCGGCGACCCGATGAAGGGCCTGGACGTCCACGAACTCAAAGACGAGGAGAGGCTCCAGGAACGTGGCTGGTAA
- the cbiB gene encoding adenosylcobinamide-phosphate synthase CbiB → MVFAALTLALALVVDRLFGDPRTPLHPVALFGRFVGWWGRPGRYPVRLQRAAGVVLWAVSACLFAAPFYLVEHYAPPLLLLVLAPFLLKAVFAWRSLEEHAASVEAALTGGGLDAGRTAAGMLVSRDTSALSADEIRSAAYESVAENLSDSIVAPLFWFAVFAPFGLGLTAAALYRSFNCMDAMLGYTDERIRLGWCAARADDLANLVPARLTALIGLLYFGVKGRFAPAWQALHLDRKKRPGYNGGWPMAVVAGGVGVRFCKRGIYAIGPGERSLAEGGNDIIASVRGITLIFAVSAIIALFLLA, encoded by the coding sequence ATGGTTTTTGCGGCGCTGACCCTCGCCCTGGCGCTCGTCGTTGACCGGCTCTTCGGCGACCCGCGCACGCCCCTCCACCCGGTCGCCCTCTTCGGCAGGTTCGTGGGCTGGTGGGGCAGGCCGGGCCGCTATCCGGTGCGCCTCCAGCGGGCGGCGGGCGTCGTTCTCTGGGCGGTCTCCGCCTGTCTCTTCGCCGCACCCTTCTATCTCGTCGAGCACTATGCCCCGCCCCTCCTGCTCCTGGTGCTCGCCCCCTTCCTCCTGAAGGCGGTCTTCGCCTGGCGCTCCCTGGAGGAGCACGCCGCTTCGGTCGAGGCGGCGCTCACCGGCGGGGGCCTGGACGCCGGGCGGACGGCCGCCGGCATGCTCGTCTCGCGCGACACCTCGGCCCTCTCCGCGGACGAGATCAGGTCGGCCGCCTACGAGTCGGTCGCCGAGAACCTCTCCGACTCGATCGTCGCCCCGCTCTTCTGGTTCGCCGTCTTCGCCCCCTTCGGCCTCGGGCTGACGGCCGCAGCCCTCTATCGCTCGTTCAACTGCATGGACGCCATGCTCGGCTACACCGACGAGCGGATCAGGCTCGGCTGGTGCGCCGCACGGGCCGACGACCTGGCAAACCTCGTCCCCGCCAGGCTCACCGCCCTTATCGGCCTCCTCTACTTCGGGGTAAAGGGCCGGTTCGCCCCGGCGTGGCAGGCGCTCCACCTCGACCGGAAGAAAAGGCCGGGCTACAACGGCGGCTGGCCGATGGCGGTGGTCGCCGGGGGTGTCGGGGTGCGCTTCTGCAAACGGGGTATCTATGCGATCGGACCCGGCGAGCGGAGCCTTGCAGAGGGTGGAAACGATATAATCGCGTCCGTTCGTGGAATAACGCTGATATTTGCGGTATCTGCCATCATCGCACTATTTTTATTGGCATGA
- a CDS encoding DNA-directed DNA polymerase II small subunit, which translates to MLCEDEIVSRFLATSLFVSPEVVAYIQEQDDPGLIDRIIAGTPEGTVVVSPECIPALKKVRDGTRFLADPVCEVLAGMENSAESIRDFEEYITYFRNRFTRLSTFMRGRIQPVPIEALARTGRYQEEEVSFIGMVSNVRSTANGNKMVEVEDPTGTMRVLFNKSRDGFAEAEKILPDEVIGVRGKLSQDGNIFFANTLVRPDIPLSNAPYRSERPGRAVLISDIHVGSDTFLEDEWHRFADWISGREDIGYLVIAGDLVDGIGIYPGQEKELVIKNIYQQYQALGEMLAALPERLTIVISPGNHDVVRGAEPQPAIPPAFRTGYPANCVWVENPALVSLQGVRVLIYHGRSFDDMIGTIPGASYNRPAEIMEEMLKRRHLAPIFGMRTPIAPGKKDPLIIDPVPEVLFTGHVHISGIKRYRGVLMINAGTWQSQTAFQKQMNTVPTPAQAVVLDLQSLETEIVDFLTPGS; encoded by the coding sequence ATGCTCTGCGAGGATGAGATCGTCTCACGGTTCCTTGCCACCAGCCTGTTCGTCTCGCCCGAGGTGGTGGCCTACATACAGGAGCAGGACGACCCCGGCCTCATCGACCGGATCATCGCCGGGACGCCCGAGGGCACCGTCGTCGTCTCGCCCGAGTGCATTCCCGCCCTCAAGAAGGTGAGGGACGGCACCCGTTTTCTCGCAGACCCGGTCTGCGAGGTCCTCGCCGGCATGGAGAACTCGGCCGAGAGCATCAGGGACTTCGAGGAGTACATCACCTATTTCCGCAACCGTTTCACCCGCCTCTCCACCTTCATGCGGGGGCGGATCCAGCCGGTCCCGATCGAGGCGCTGGCCCGGACCGGACGCTACCAGGAGGAGGAGGTCTCGTTCATCGGCATGGTCTCGAACGTGCGGAGTACGGCCAACGGCAATAAGATGGTCGAGGTGGAGGACCCCACGGGCACGATGCGGGTGCTCTTCAACAAGTCCAGGGACGGTTTTGCCGAGGCCGAGAAGATCCTGCCCGACGAGGTGATCGGCGTGCGGGGCAAACTCTCGCAGGACGGCAACATCTTTTTCGCCAACACGCTGGTCCGCCCCGACATCCCGCTCTCGAACGCTCCGTACCGCTCAGAGCGTCCGGGCCGGGCGGTGCTGATCTCGGATATCCACGTCGGCTCAGACACCTTCCTCGAGGACGAATGGCACCGCTTCGCCGACTGGATCTCAGGCCGGGAGGATATCGGCTACCTGGTCATCGCCGGCGACCTCGTGGACGGGATCGGGATCTACCCGGGCCAGGAAAAAGAGCTCGTGATCAAGAATATTTACCAGCAGTACCAGGCGCTCGGGGAGATGCTCGCGGCCCTCCCGGAGCGGCTGACGATCGTCATCTCGCCGGGCAACCACGACGTGGTCAGGGGCGCCGAACCGCAGCCTGCGATCCCGCCGGCGTTCAGGACGGGCTACCCGGCAAACTGTGTGTGGGTCGAGAACCCGGCGCTCGTCTCCCTGCAGGGCGTGCGGGTGCTCATCTACCACGGGCGTTCGTTCGACGACATGATCGGGACGATCCCGGGCGCCTCATACAACCGCCCCGCGGAGATCATGGAGGAGATGCTGAAACGCCGGCACCTCGCCCCGATATTCGGGATGCGCACCCCGATCGCACCGGGAAAAAAGGACCCGCTCATCATCGACCCGGTCCCGGAGGTGCTCTTCACCGGCCACGTCCATATCAGCGGGATCAAACGCTACCGGGGCGTGCTGATGATCAATGCCGGGACCTGGCAGTCTCAGACCGCATTCCAGAAACAGATGAACACCGTGCCGACACCCGCGCAGGCGGTCGTCCTTGACCTTCAGAGCCTTGAGACCGAGATCGTCGATTTTCTGACTCCCGGATCCTGA
- a CDS encoding adenylosuccinate synthetase, which produces MACTIIVGGFFGDEGKGKIVAHIAHQDHTSIISRGGVGPNAGHTVMVGDKNYGVRMIPSGFVYPDARLCIGSGVLVDPRVFLREVELLDVGGRIFVDGRCGVIEEEHIARDKASDHLSKKIGSTGTGCGPANSDRVLRTSRQAKDVPELAPYIIDVAAEVNAAIDRGENVLLEGTQGFGISLYYGTYPFVTSKDTSASQIAADNGVGPTRIDDVVVVFKAYPTRVGEGPFQTEMNAEASDALGFKEFGTVTHRQRRIGGWDGKMARYSAMINGCTIAAITGIDHVDPACFGATSYDGLTEKAIAFLEQAEKDIGAPIGLISTGPELTQIIDLRDEL; this is translated from the coding sequence ATGGCGTGTACGATTATTGTCGGCGGATTTTTCGGGGATGAGGGAAAAGGCAAGATTGTGGCCCATATTGCCCACCAGGACCACACATCGATCATCTCCCGGGGCGGCGTGGGCCCGAACGCCGGACACACGGTGATGGTCGGCGACAAAAACTATGGCGTGCGGATGATCCCGTCCGGGTTCGTCTACCCGGATGCGCGACTCTGCATCGGCAGCGGCGTCCTGGTGGACCCGCGGGTCTTCCTCCGCGAGGTCGAACTCCTGGACGTCGGCGGCAGGATCTTTGTGGACGGGCGCTGCGGCGTGATCGAGGAGGAGCATATCGCCCGTGACAAGGCGAGCGACCACCTCTCGAAGAAGATCGGGTCCACCGGGACCGGGTGCGGCCCGGCGAACTCAGACCGCGTCCTCCGCACCTCCAGGCAGGCAAAGGACGTCCCTGAACTCGCCCCCTACATCATCGACGTCGCCGCCGAAGTGAACGCGGCGATCGACCGCGGCGAGAACGTCCTCCTCGAGGGGACGCAGGGTTTCGGGATCTCTCTGTATTACGGGACCTATCCCTTCGTGACGAGCAAGGACACCTCGGCCTCGCAGATCGCCGCGGACAACGGCGTGGGCCCGACCAGGATCGACGACGTCGTCGTCGTCTTCAAGGCATACCCGACCAGGGTCGGCGAGGGACCGTTCCAGACCGAGATGAATGCCGAGGCCTCCGACGCCCTCGGGTTCAAGGAGTTCGGCACCGTCACCCACCGCCAGCGGCGGATCGGCGGCTGGGACGGCAAGATGGCCCGGTACTCGGCGATGATCAACGGCTGCACGATCGCGGCGATCACCGGGATCGACCACGTGGACCCGGCCTGTTTCGGCGCCACCTCGTACGACGGCCTGACCGAGAAGGCGATCGCCTTCCTCGAACAGGCCGAGAAGGACATCGGCGCCCCGATCGGTCTGATCTCCACGGGCCCCGAGCTCACCCAGATCATCGACCTGAGGGATGAACTGTGA